A stretch of Lepidochelys kempii isolate rLepKem1 chromosome 14, rLepKem1.hap2, whole genome shotgun sequence DNA encodes these proteins:
- the SOCS3 gene encoding suppressor of cytokine signaling 3 gives MVTHSKFPAAGMSRPLDTSLRLKTFSSKSEYQLVVNAVRKLQESGFYWSTVTGSDANLLLSAEPAGTFLIRDSSDQRHFFTLSVKTESGTKNLRIQCEGDSFSLQTDPRSSQPVPRFDCVLKLVHHYMPPSPCPLPEQPGGAPHPKRAYYIYSGGEKIPLVLSRPLSSNVSSLQHLCRKTVNGHLDSYEKMTQLPGPIKEFLDQYDAPL, from the coding sequence ATGGTCACCCACAGCAAGTTCCCCGCTGCTGGGATGAGCCGCCCGCTGGACACCAGCCTGCGCCTCAAGACTTTCAGCTCCAAGAGCGAGTACCAGCTGGTGGTGAACGCCGTGCGCAAGCTGCAGGAGAGCGGCTTCTACTGGAGCACGGTAACGGGCAGCGATGCCAACCTGCTGCTGAGCGCGGAGCCGGCGGGCACCTTCCTCATCAGAGACAGCTCCGACCAGCGGCACTTCTTCACCCTCAGCGTGAAGACGGAGTCGGGCACCAAGAACCTGCGCATCCAATGCGAGGGCGACAGCTTCTCTCTGCAGACCGACCCCCgcagcagccagcctgtgccccgcTTCGACTGCGTCCTCAAGCTGGTGCATCACTACATGCCTCCTTCTCCGTGTCCCCTTCCCGAGCAGCCCGGAGGGGCCCCACACCCTAAGCGTGCCTACTACATCTACTCCGGGGGCGAGAAAATCCCACTGGTGCTGAGCCGCCCGCTCTCCTCCAACGTGTCCAGCCTGCAGCACCTCTGCCGCAAGACGGTCAATGGGCACTTGGACTCCTACGAAAAGATGACTCAACTGCCAGGCCCCATCAAGGAGTTCCTGGACCAGTATGATGCCCCCCTCTAA
- the LOC140897457 gene encoding large ribosomal subunit protein eL34-like: protein MVQHLTYRRRLSSNTASNKTRLSRTPDNRIVYLYTKKVGKAPQSACGVCPGRLCGVRAVCPKVLTRLLKTKKHVSRAYGGSMCAKCVHDRIKRAFLIEEQKIVVKVLKAQAQNQKSK, encoded by the coding sequence ATGGTTCAGCATCTGACATACCGTCGTAGGTTGTCGTCCAACACAGCCTCCAACAAGACTAGGCTGTCCCGGACACCAGATAACAGGATTGTTTACCTTTACACTAAGAAAGTTGGCAAGGCACCACAGTCTGCATGTGGTGTGTGTCCAGGAAGACTTTGCGGTGTTCGTGCTGTGTGCCCTAAAGTCCTTACGAGGTTGTTAAAAACAAAGAAGCATGTTAGCAGAGCCTATGGCGGTTCCATGTGTGCTAAATGTGTCCATGACAGAATCAAACGAGCTTTCCTTATTGAGGAGCAGAAGATTGTTGTAAAAGTGTTGAAGGCACAAGCACAGAATCAGAAATCTAAGTGA